A region of Deltaproteobacteria bacterium DNA encodes the following proteins:
- a CDS encoding cobalamin-dependent protein (Presence of a B(12) (cobalamin)-binding domain implies dependence on cobalamin itself, in one of its several forms, or in some unusual lineages, dependence on a cobalamin-like analog.), producing MKVLLVNPPVADRERGHPVVARLFYNSMPLGIGYLAAVAEQGGHRAEIIDAAVEQLSSGQLLRRVAEFDPDIIGVTGLTTSFASTQ from the coding sequence ATGAAGGTCCTATTGGTCAATCCCCCCGTTGCCGACCGCGAACGCGGCCACCCCGTGGTGGCACGCCTGTTCTACAACTCCATGCCACTGGGCATCGGGTATCTGGCGGCGGTCGCGGAGCAGGGCGGTCACCGGGCCGAAATCATCGACGCGGCGGTCGAGCAGCTTTCCTCGGGGCAGCTCCTGCGCCGCGTTGCCGAGTTCGACCCCGACATCATCGGCGTCACGGGCCTGACGACGAGTTTCGCGTCCACGCAG
- a CDS encoding FAD-dependent oxidoreductase, protein MSVRLRYVILGGGLAGLTCADELLRRGHDAVCVEAQREVGGLARNLVVQDHIFDIGGHRFHSDNPEIIAWIQDLLGDELLTVERRSRILLAGRFADYPLRPVNAFFGMGPKKSFEVLAGYLRVAASSRGETDNFEDWVVSRFGRALYDIYFGPYTRKVWGIDPRRISATWAAQRIQLLSLAQAVRKAMFPAPGGPRTLVSSFFYPRNGIGRIAIRIAKRSESRGGRIVTGQAVRGVARDGDGFRVELASGETLRGDRVVSTIPIGLAANMLGIDVSAGALEYRSLRCVQVLLRRPRVTSDTWIYTPDSDIIFARIHEPKNWSPHLVPGDGTSLCLEVFCTEGDELWNMDGEELHRRCVNDLARLGFIDAGEVTHAADLRVRDAYPVFLVGFEHKLAAVTAAIRDSGVELVGRTGAFTYKNMDQVIEDSLDLVRRLTEA, encoded by the coding sequence GTGAGCGTGCGGCTTCGCTACGTGATCCTTGGCGGCGGTCTCGCCGGGCTGACGTGCGCGGACGAATTGCTGCGTCGGGGGCACGACGCGGTGTGCGTCGAGGCGCAGCGTGAGGTCGGCGGACTCGCGCGCAACCTGGTGGTGCAGGACCACATCTTCGACATCGGCGGCCACCGGTTTCATTCGGACAACCCCGAGATCATCGCGTGGATCCAGGATCTGCTCGGCGACGAACTCCTCACGGTCGAGCGGCGCAGTCGCATCCTGCTCGCGGGGCGCTTCGCCGATTATCCGCTACGGCCCGTCAACGCGTTTTTCGGCATGGGTCCGAAAAAGAGCTTCGAGGTATTGGCGGGGTATCTGCGCGTAGCGGCGTCGTCGCGCGGCGAGACCGACAACTTCGAGGATTGGGTGGTGAGCCGTTTCGGCCGCGCGCTCTACGACATCTATTTCGGCCCGTACACGCGAAAGGTGTGGGGAATCGACCCGCGCCGTATCAGCGCGACGTGGGCCGCGCAGCGCATCCAGCTTCTCTCGCTCGCGCAGGCGGTGCGCAAGGCCATGTTCCCCGCGCCGGGCGGCCCGCGCACGCTCGTGTCGAGTTTTTTCTATCCGCGCAACGGCATCGGCCGCATCGCGATTCGGATCGCGAAACGCAGCGAGTCGCGCGGCGGGCGCATCGTCACGGGGCAGGCGGTGCGCGGCGTTGCGCGCGACGGGGACGGCTTTCGAGTCGAACTCGCGAGCGGGGAAACGCTTCGCGGTGACCGGGTCGTCAGCACGATTCCCATCGGCCTCGCGGCGAATATGCTGGGGATCGACGTTTCGGCGGGCGCTCTGGAATACCGCAGCCTGCGTTGCGTGCAGGTGCTGCTGCGCCGGCCGCGCGTCACATCGGACACGTGGATCTACACCCCCGACTCCGACATCATCTTCGCGCGCATTCACGAGCCAAAGAACTGGTCGCCGCATCTCGTGCCCGGCGACGGAACGAGCCTGTGCCTCGAGGTCTTCTGCACCGAAGGCGACGAGTTGTGGAACATGGACGGCGAGGAGTTGCATCGGCGATGCGTGAACGATCTCGCGCGCCTCGGCTTCATCGACGCGGGCGAGGTGACGCACGCCGCCGACCTGCGCGTGCGCGACGCCTACCCCGTGTTCCTCGTCGGTTTCGAGCACAAGCTCGCGGCGGTCACGGCCGCCATCCGCGACTCGGGCGTGGAACTGGTGGGACGCACCGGCGCGTTCACGTATAAGAACATGGATCAGGTCATCGAGGATTCGCTGGATCTCGTGCGCCGCCTGACGGAGGCATGA
- a CDS encoding glycosyltransferase family 2 protein, translating to MTERSAADLRRLAATDFLRLAATDFRRLAALLVAYDDPAEVRACTASLAGVLDARSIFVFDNSPTSDGGNIGYCAAMNRLIATAREAGFAYGLAINPDARIDAGSLGVLVAALERDPQIAIAHPKVFRRHQASVLDGSWLELTWRHLATRFAGEGAPDGARWSVPRRVLAGHGCCALVRLDAVSREGGYDEAFFAYQDEVDLGLRLARAGLSVLYEPRAAATHAGPTFDARREALKAYFLARNSVLLYRKHARGWDRAKFFFWMVMGGIYHGARALGGDTRSRRICEGWRDGFASRRRYPQETAP from the coding sequence ATGACTGAGCGCTCGGCCGCGGACTTGCGCCGCCTCGCGGCGACGGATTTTCTGCGCCTCGCGGCGACGGATTTTCGGCGCCTCGCGGCGCTCTTGGTCGCGTATGACGACCCCGCCGAGGTGCGCGCGTGCACGGCATCGCTGGCGGGCGTGCTTGACGCGAGATCCATCTTCGTCTTCGACAATTCGCCGACCAGCGACGGCGGCAACATCGGCTACTGCGCGGCGATGAATCGGCTGATCGCCACCGCGCGTGAGGCGGGCTTTGCGTACGGCCTCGCGATCAACCCCGATGCGCGCATCGACGCGGGTTCGCTGGGTGTTCTCGTCGCCGCGCTGGAACGCGATCCCCAAATCGCCATCGCGCACCCGAAGGTCTTTCGGCGGCATCAGGCGAGTGTGCTCGACGGCTCGTGGCTCGAACTGACGTGGCGGCATCTGGCGACGCGCTTCGCGGGGGAGGGCGCGCCCGACGGTGCGCGTTGGAGCGTTCCCCGCCGCGTGCTCGCCGGACACGGATGCTGTGCGCTCGTGCGTCTCGACGCCGTGTCGCGTGAGGGCGGTTACGACGAGGCGTTTTTCGCGTACCAGGACGAGGTCGATCTCGGTCTGCGCCTCGCCCGCGCGGGCCTGTCGGTATTGTATGAACCGCGCGCGGCGGCGACGCACGCGGGTCCGACATTCGATGCCCGGCGCGAAGCGCTCAAGGCATACTTTCTGGCGCGAAACAGCGTTTTGCTGTATCGCAAACACGCGCGCGGGTGGGACCGCGCGAAATTCTTTTTCTGGATGGTCATGGGCGGGATCTATCACGGGGCACGGGCGCTCGGAGGCGACACGCGTTCGCGGCGTATCTGCGAGGGCTGGCGCGACGGATTCGCGTCACGTCGCCGTTATCCGCAAGAGACCGCGCCGTGA
- a CDS encoding glycosyltransferase translates to MNSSFFSAKSLAALGVFAFVCAPWTPILFGWRLVALASGAWLVAVTARRILLAWAALRRDDTPRSHTDGARPTLLALVPARNEAGVLAEFLGDLVTLDWPAQRRKIVVIDDGSTDATGAIAASFADRGVEVLRREGHAAGRGKPAALNAALAAIDFGEWVYVVDADARIAPDAPARLVDAATRVGAAAAQGMMAVRNADRSSAAAFAAMESLVHQDLTQVGAMHTGASVMLLGSNYVVRRDRLERFDGFREDTRLEDVDLCVTLQARGDAVVFEPEARSSILACEDAGDGRRQHRDWSSAFRDIARRRWTEIWVGPLTFWRKVDLTLLATGYFDRAALALYALCLVAGWRAETFVAPCVVLEVYLLVAFAQLVLAWRRLADSGVRLPIRDLAALVLGDLVDHAAANLDRAGSTAWQRTRRTGDD, encoded by the coding sequence ATGAACTCGTCGTTTTTCAGCGCGAAATCGCTCGCGGCCCTCGGGGTCTTTGCGTTCGTCTGCGCCCCGTGGACGCCGATTCTGTTTGGATGGCGGCTTGTCGCGCTCGCGAGCGGCGCGTGGCTCGTCGCCGTCACCGCGCGGCGCATTCTGCTCGCGTGGGCCGCGCTTCGGCGCGACGACACCCCGCGCTCTCATACGGACGGCGCCCGGCCGACGCTGCTCGCGCTCGTTCCGGCGCGCAACGAGGCGGGCGTGCTCGCCGAGTTCTTGGGCGACCTCGTCACGCTCGATTGGCCGGCACAACGCAGAAAGATCGTCGTCATCGACGACGGCTCCACCGACGCAACGGGCGCCATCGCGGCGTCTTTTGCGGATCGCGGCGTCGAGGTGCTGCGCCGCGAAGGCCACGCGGCTGGGCGCGGGAAACCGGCGGCACTCAACGCGGCTCTCGCCGCGATCGATTTCGGCGAGTGGGTTTACGTGGTCGATGCCGACGCCCGCATCGCGCCCGACGCCCCGGCGAGGCTGGTGGACGCGGCAACCCGCGTCGGCGCGGCGGCCGCGCAGGGGATGATGGCGGTTCGCAACGCCGATCGGTCCAGCGCGGCGGCGTTCGCGGCGATGGAGAGTCTCGTCCACCAAGATCTGACGCAGGTCGGCGCAATGCACACGGGCGCGTCGGTCATGCTGCTCGGCTCGAATTACGTGGTGCGACGGGATCGCCTCGAGCGGTTCGACGGATTTCGCGAGGACACGCGGCTGGAGGACGTGGATCTTTGCGTGACTCTACAGGCGCGCGGTGACGCAGTCGTCTTTGAGCCGGAGGCGCGCTCGTCCATTCTCGCCTGCGAGGACGCGGGCGACGGGCGGCGGCAGCACCGCGACTGGTCGAGCGCGTTTCGCGACATCGCGCGGCGGCGCTGGACGGAGATCTGGGTCGGCCCGCTGACGTTTTGGCGCAAGGTCGATCTCACGCTGCTCGCGACGGGTTACTTCGATCGCGCCGCGCTGGCGCTCTACGCGCTGTGTCTCGTTGCCGGGTGGCGCGCCGAAACGTTCGTCGCGCCGTGCGTTGTCCTGGAAGTGTATCTGCTCGTCGCCTTCGCCCAGCTCGTTCTCGCGTGGCGACGGCTGGCGGATTCGGGAGTTCGCCTGCCGATTCGCGACCTCGCGGCGTTGGTGCTCGGCGATCTCGTCGATCACGCGGCGGCGAATCTCGACCGGGCCGGTTCGACAGCGTGGCAACGCACGCGCCGGACGGGCGATGACTGA
- a CDS encoding PKD domain-containing protein, translating to MVLLVAGVLSATAIFAPATSTWACEERTREVTVRLIDADDLARLDGLRFGVVNRIGDRVVLHLTDADARALATMDIDIVSDNPLVAAPPRADYHDPDEALALVTQWAESYPDLVTVETIGESVGGRPLLLVKVSDNAAEDEPEPSVLFDASIHGNENIATEVVLAFVQRLLEGYGEDDTLTALVDDHEIFVVPMVNPDGVANGKRRNGGNVDLNRDHSIFWEEGWTGKPTYATQPETRAMIELAARMNFTASASYHSGAVLFNYLWDTLPSGVHDAQDIDELLILASGYADLADMEAIEGYDWFQIHGSSEETYYGMNGTLAGIIEIANGQPPPEGMIDAIADENFDAMVFYTRVASRGAWGFVSDAVTGEPIAATVRTTHPHWPIYADAELGDYHRVLAPGVTDVWAAAPGYLDALPETVVQDDDESVRVDFALEPRLEYVGTPYKVAAAKMADPGDDHANTSRPFMALGEPDGEAFHLGKGGFIVFDMGETLPIDDIDGPDFTVVQAGASAADEGYEVFVSESWTGPWTSIGSAFGTSSFDLAGGPRSDVRYVRIDDDGDGVADAPDAGFDLDALVYERACPAPVPDFGASPITGSAPLTVAFAPSMGGRPGCVESVAWDFGDGDGATDGIVEHTYTEPGVYDVALTATGPGGEVTKLKTALILVGEGDDDDDTSDDDVSPDDDTSEDDDMTDDDADDDDADIAGDDDDDNGACCG from the coding sequence GTGGTTTTGCTGGTCGCGGGAGTCCTCTCGGCGACGGCGATCTTTGCTCCCGCAACCTCGACATGGGCATGCGAGGAACGCACCCGCGAGGTCACGGTGCGCCTCATCGACGCGGACGATCTCGCGCGGCTCGATGGCTTGCGCTTCGGCGTCGTGAACCGGATCGGCGACCGCGTCGTTCTGCACCTGACCGACGCCGACGCCCGCGCCCTCGCGACAATGGACATCGACATCGTCTCCGACAACCCCCTCGTCGCCGCGCCGCCGCGCGCCGACTACCACGATCCCGACGAGGCGCTCGCCCTCGTGACGCAGTGGGCCGAGTCGTATCCCGATCTCGTCACCGTCGAGACGATCGGCGAGAGCGTCGGCGGGCGGCCGTTGCTGCTCGTGAAGGTGTCGGACAACGCGGCCGAAGACGAACCCGAGCCCAGCGTGCTCTTCGACGCGTCGATCCACGGCAACGAAAATATCGCCACCGAGGTGGTGCTCGCCTTCGTGCAACGGCTTCTGGAGGGCTACGGCGAAGACGACACGCTCACCGCGCTCGTGGACGACCACGAGATTTTCGTCGTGCCGATGGTGAACCCCGACGGCGTGGCGAACGGCAAACGGCGAAACGGCGGAAACGTCGATCTCAACCGAGACCACTCGATCTTCTGGGAAGAAGGCTGGACCGGCAAACCGACCTATGCCACGCAGCCCGAAACCCGCGCGATGATCGAGCTTGCCGCGCGCATGAACTTCACCGCGTCGGCCAGCTACCACTCGGGCGCGGTGCTCTTCAACTACCTGTGGGACACCCTGCCCTCCGGCGTCCACGACGCGCAGGACATCGACGAGCTGCTGATCCTCGCGTCGGGCTACGCCGATCTCGCCGACATGGAAGCCATCGAAGGCTACGACTGGTTCCAAATCCACGGCAGCAGCGAAGAAACGTATTACGGCATGAACGGCACCCTCGCGGGCATCATCGAGATCGCGAACGGCCAGCCGCCGCCCGAGGGCATGATCGATGCGATCGCGGACGAGAATTTCGACGCGATGGTCTTCTACACGCGTGTCGCATCCCGCGGGGCTTGGGGATTCGTCTCCGACGCCGTCACCGGCGAGCCCATCGCCGCCACCGTTCGCACCACGCACCCCCACTGGCCGATCTATGCCGACGCCGAACTCGGCGATTACCATCGCGTGCTCGCCCCCGGCGTGACCGACGTGTGGGCCGCCGCGCCCGGCTACCTGGACGCGTTGCCCGAGACCGTCGTGCAGGACGACGACGAGTCGGTGCGCGTCGATTTCGCGCTCGAACCCCGCCTCGAATACGTCGGCACGCCGTACAAGGTCGCCGCCGCGAAGATGGCGGATCCCGGCGATGACCACGCCAATACGAGTCGCCCTTTCATGGCGCTCGGCGAGCCCGACGGCGAGGCGTTTCACCTGGGCAAGGGCGGGTTCATCGTCTTCGATATGGGCGAGACGTTGCCGATCGACGACATCGACGGCCCCGACTTCACCGTCGTGCAGGCGGGCGCGAGCGCGGCCGATGAGGGCTACGAAGTCTTCGTCTCCGAGAGTTGGACCGGACCGTGGACGTCCATCGGCTCCGCATTCGGCACCTCGTCGTTCGACCTCGCCGGAGGTCCGCGAAGCGACGTGCGTTATGTGCGTATCGACGACGACGGCGACGGAGTCGCGGATGCGCCCGACGCCGGATTCGACCTCGACGCGCTCGTCTACGAACGCGCCTGCCCCGCGCCGGTGCCGGACTTCGGCGCTTCGCCCATCACGGGTTCCGCGCCGCTCACCGTGGCGTTCGCGCCGAGCATGGGCGGGCGACCGGGGTGCGTTGAATCGGTCGCGTGGGATTTCGGCGACGGCGACGGCGCGACGGACGGCATCGTCGAGCACACCTACACCGAGCCCGGCGTTTACGACGTGGCGCTCACCGCGACGGGCCCCGGCGGCGAGGTCACGAAACTCAAAACCGCGCTCATCCTGGTCGGTGAAGGCGACGACGACGATGACACGTCCGACGACGACGTCTCGCCGGATGACGACACGTCGGAAGACGACGACATGACCGACGACGATGCGGATGACGACGACGCGGATATCGCCGGGGACGACGACGACGACAATGGTGCGTGCTGCGGCTAG
- a CDS encoding NAD(P)-dependent glycerol-3-phosphate dehydrogenase — MTRTAILGAGAFGTALAAYTAALGHDVRVWAFEKDLPAAVAESGVNETFLPGVKLPASIRWTNDMADALTEAELVSLMCPSAFVRRVATQACELLPENALIVSAAKGIEHESLCLMSQVLTEVLPAHVHRLCFMSGPSFAREIAQGLPADVAMAAHDIAVARRVQQLLHSPRFRVYTSADVIGVELGGALKNVIAVGCGAADGLGFGDSARASLMTRGLAEITRLGVAMGANPLTFLGLAGVGDLILTCTGDLSRNRQLGKRLAKGEKPEEIVASQKAVAEGYVTAKPVYQLSRKLGVDMPITEAVYRVCYEGVHLLMAAMGLMNRESKDELAGIFFAAPGV; from the coding sequence ATGACGCGCACGGCGATCTTGGGGGCGGGGGCGTTCGGCACGGCGCTGGCGGCGTACACGGCGGCGCTCGGGCACGACGTTCGCGTGTGGGCGTTCGAGAAGGACCTGCCCGCCGCCGTCGCCGAGTCCGGCGTCAACGAGACGTTTCTGCCCGGCGTCAAACTGCCCGCCTCCATCCGCTGGACGAACGACATGGCGGACGCGCTCACGGAGGCGGAACTCGTCAGCCTGATGTGCCCGTCGGCGTTCGTGCGGCGCGTGGCGACCCAGGCATGCGAGCTTCTCCCCGAAAACGCGCTCATCGTGTCCGCGGCAAAGGGCATCGAGCACGAGTCGCTCTGCCTCATGAGCCAGGTGCTGACCGAGGTGCTGCCGGCTCACGTTCACCGGTTGTGTTTCATGTCGGGGCCGAGTTTCGCGCGCGAGATCGCGCAGGGCCTGCCCGCGGATGTGGCGATGGCGGCGCACGACATCGCCGTGGCGCGGCGGGTTCAGCAGCTTCTGCATTCGCCGCGTTTTCGCGTTTACACGAGCGCCGACGTCATCGGCGTGGAACTGGGCGGCGCGCTCAAGAACGTCATCGCCGTGGGGTGCGGCGCGGCCGACGGGCTGGGTTTCGGCGATTCGGCGCGGGCTTCGCTCATGACGCGCGGCCTCGCCGAGATCACGCGCCTGGGCGTGGCGATGGGCGCGAACCCGTTGACGTTTTTGGGCTTGGCGGGGGTCGGTGACCTGATCCTCACGTGCACCGGCGACCTGTCGCGCAACCGGCAGCTCGGCAAACGCCTTGCCAAGGGCGAAAAGCCGGAGGAGATCGTCGCGTCGCAAAAGGCGGTGGCCGAGGGCTACGTGACGGCAAAGCCGGTCTACCAGCTTTCGCGCAAGCTCGGCGTGGACATGCCGATCACCGAGGCGGTCTATCGCGTGTGTTACGAGGGCGTGCACCTGCTCATGGCGGCGATGGGCCTGATGAACCGCGAGAGCAAGGACGAGCTGGCGGGCATATTCTTCGCGGCCCCCGGCGTGTGA
- a CDS encoding glycosyltransferase family 39 protein has product MGRLLGTGHPARWIVLVSGALALAHWFGLLVAARTLESQSLSLRAIVLASALSFAWLCAGLIFTDRPDRGRALLTRALDHPRAPAFVFAGLAAMWIVVALVMIPWNDERSNIDAARYLAQHGIAAYLRDLATVNDWLGPHHPPFLPLVYGAIFGAFGFHLAAGRVFAVACSLATAIVVYRWISARHGRRLALTTLALMPSLPVALFSGTAGILDAPFWLLFTLALVAFDRFLQTGSRRDAVVVAVWTAVACMARYNAVLLPPVYLAIVAIVPVYRPFARRAATWIVVFTPALLVLPWIAYSAATGTLAVQATRIASFALTAFVPDGGAFYLRQYMLPLVPFMVGFFNLPLWVNGAIRSWRDPSGALGRLPVVAVCAYAALLAFTLPNPRYLLAIGALLAFVAAREVLDIEEREGRGLHALVYVLGWAALHVAVVLQQTSAGFVYLFY; this is encoded by the coding sequence GTGGGCCGTCTGCTGGGAACGGGCCACCCCGCGCGCTGGATCGTGCTCGTCTCGGGCGCGCTGGCGCTCGCGCACTGGTTCGGCCTGCTGGTCGCGGCGCGCACACTCGAATCGCAGTCGCTGTCGCTCCGCGCGATCGTGCTGGCGTCGGCGCTGTCGTTCGCGTGGCTGTGCGCTGGGCTGATCTTCACCGATCGGCCCGATCGCGGGCGCGCCCTGCTGACGCGCGCCCTCGATCACCCGCGCGCCCCGGCATTTGTCTTCGCGGGGCTCGCGGCAATGTGGATCGTCGTCGCACTCGTCATGATTCCGTGGAACGACGAACGCTCGAACATCGATGCCGCGCGCTACCTCGCCCAACATGGAATCGCGGCGTATTTGCGTGACCTCGCGACGGTGAACGACTGGCTGGGACCGCATCATCCGCCGTTTCTGCCGCTCGTGTACGGCGCCATCTTCGGTGCGTTCGGATTTCACTTGGCGGCGGGGCGCGTCTTCGCCGTCGCGTGTTCGCTCGCGACGGCCATCGTCGTGTATCGGTGGATCTCGGCGCGGCACGGGCGGCGGCTCGCGCTCACGACGCTCGCGCTCATGCCCTCGTTGCCTGTCGCCCTGTTCTCAGGCACGGCGGGAATTCTCGACGCGCCATTCTGGCTGCTGTTCACGCTGGCGCTCGTCGCGTTCGACCGCTTTTTGCAGACCGGCTCGCGGCGCGACGCGGTTGTCGTCGCGGTGTGGACGGCGGTCGCGTGCATGGCGCGCTACAACGCGGTGCTGCTGCCGCCGGTCTATCTCGCCATCGTCGCTATCGTTCCAGTGTATCGACCGTTTGCGCGTCGCGCGGCGACGTGGATCGTCGTTTTCACCCCCGCGCTGCTGGTGCTGCCGTGGATCGCCTACTCCGCGGCGACCGGCACGCTGGCGGTTCAGGCGACGCGCATTGCGTCGTTTGCCCTCACGGCGTTCGTTCCCGACGGCGGGGCGTTCTACCTTCGGCAATACATGCTGCCGCTCGTGCCGTTCATGGTCGGATTCTTTAACCTGCCACTTTGGGTGAACGGAGCGATTCGCTCGTGGCGCGATCCGAGCGGCGCTCTCGGTCGCCTCCCCGTGGTCGCGGTGTGCGCCTACGCGGCGCTGCTCGCGTTCACGCTGCCCAATCCCCGGTATCTGCTCGCCATCGGGGCGCTGCTCGCGTTCGTCGCGGCGCGCGAGGTGCTCGACATCGAGGAACGCGAGGGGCGCGGCCTGCACGCGCTCGTCTATGTGCTCGGCTGGGCGGCGCTGCACGTCGCGGTGGTGCTCCAGCAGACGTCGGCCGGGTTCGTGTACCTGTTTTACTGA
- a CDS encoding Gfo/Idh/MocA family oxidoreductase has translation MGEQIRVGIIGGGRIADMHAPGYLDRADAKILAVCDVSAETAERRAKEWGATRIYLDYRDVLADPEIDAVEILTPHHLHRRMVCDAAAARKHVSVQKPMALTIPECDEMISACFYAGVQLKVFENFVFYPPFVMAKRLIQEGEIGDVLTLRLKLGTLTGGWHVPLNTWIWRLNPDECGPGPAIFDDGYHKFSMAVDLFGEIAEVKAWIDRTAAVIDSPAMIALRFRQSPVLGYFEAAFSPNARMRGNYYSADERMEITGTRGTIVMTRCSGRLLDLPPLLLVKDGRTVGFEDLRHDWMDSFRDSTHHFIDALRNFREAKLSGKTARHVMQAALAAYVSSKSGASVDPATVTGKEPM, from the coding sequence GTGGGCGAGCAGATCCGGGTGGGCATCATCGGCGGCGGACGCATCGCCGACATGCACGCGCCGGGTTATCTGGACCGCGCCGACGCGAAGATCCTCGCCGTGTGCGACGTGTCGGCCGAGACCGCTGAGCGCCGCGCGAAGGAGTGGGGCGCGACGCGGATCTACCTCGATTACCGCGACGTGCTGGCCGATCCCGAGATCGACGCGGTCGAGATCCTCACGCCGCACCACCTGCACCGGCGGATGGTGTGCGACGCGGCCGCCGCGCGAAAGCACGTGTCGGTGCAAAAACCGATGGCGCTCACGATCCCCGAATGCGACGAGATGATCAGCGCGTGCTTCTACGCCGGGGTGCAGCTCAAGGTCTTCGAAAACTTCGTCTTCTACCCGCCCTTCGTCATGGCGAAGCGCCTGATTCAGGAGGGCGAGATCGGCGATGTGCTGACGCTGCGGCTGAAACTCGGCACGCTCACCGGCGGCTGGCACGTGCCGCTCAATACGTGGATCTGGCGGCTGAATCCCGACGAGTGTGGGCCGGGCCCCGCGATCTTCGACGACGGCTACCACAAGTTTTCGATGGCGGTGGACCTGTTCGGCGAGATCGCCGAAGTGAAGGCGTGGATCGACCGCACCGCCGCCGTGATCGACTCGCCGGCGATGATCGCCCTTCGTTTTCGCCAAAGCCCCGTGCTGGGGTACTTCGAGGCGGCGTTTTCGCCCAACGCGCGCATGCGCGGCAACTACTACAGCGCCGACGAACGCATGGAAATCACCGGCACGCGCGGGACCATCGTCATGACGCGCTGCTCGGGGCGGCTGCTCGACCTGCCGCCGCTGCTGCTCGTCAAGGACGGTCGCACCGTGGGCTTTGAGGACCTGCGTCACGACTGGATGGACAGTTTTCGCGATTCGACGCACCACTTCATCGACGCCCTGCGAAACTTCCGCGAGGCGAAGCTCTCGGGCAAGACGGCGCGGCACGTGATGCAGGCGGCGCTGGCGGCTTACGTATCGTCGAAGTCCGGCGCGTCGGTCGATCCCGCGACGGTGACGGGAAAGGAGCCGATGTGA